A stretch of the Mycobacterium shigaense genome encodes the following:
- a CDS encoding GAP family protein — protein MWITILVMAVAMSLEPFRIGMTVLMLNRPRPTLQLLAFLSGGFAMGMTVGLLVLFVLQRKLLTSSHVSLPGLQMLIGALALLVAAVLAAQVVTRGNGGETPATERLSPRMRRLLTGRSLWVAGVAGLGMALPSVDYLAALTVIVASGTAALTQISALVVFHVVAFALVEIPLLAYLLAPRQTHASMTALHRWVRSRRRLEVAAVLATAGCVLLAVGVTGR, from the coding sequence ATGTGGATCACCATCCTGGTCATGGCCGTCGCGATGAGCCTGGAGCCGTTCCGGATCGGCATGACCGTGCTGATGCTCAATCGGCCCAGGCCGACGCTGCAACTGCTCGCATTCCTGTCCGGCGGTTTCGCGATGGGCATGACCGTGGGCCTTCTCGTCTTGTTCGTACTGCAACGCAAGCTGCTGACCTCGTCCCACGTCAGCCTGCCGGGACTGCAGATGCTGATCGGTGCGCTGGCACTGCTGGTGGCGGCGGTGCTGGCCGCACAGGTCGTGACCCGGGGCAACGGCGGGGAAACGCCTGCCACCGAACGGCTCTCGCCGCGGATGCGGCGACTGCTCACCGGGCGTTCGCTTTGGGTTGCCGGGGTGGCCGGCCTCGGGATGGCCCTGCCCTCCGTCGACTATCTGGCCGCGCTGACCGTCATCGTGGCGTCCGGGACGGCCGCCCTGACCCAGATCTCCGCCCTGGTGGTCTTCCATGTCGTGGCGTTCGCGCTCGTGGAGATCCCCCTGCTCGCCTACTTGCTGGCGCCCCGGCAGACGCATGCGTCGATGACCGCGTTGCACAGGTGGGTTCGGTCTCGTCGCCGCCTCGAGGTCGCCGCCGTGCTGGCGACGGCCGGATGCGTGCTACTCGCCGTCGGCGTAACGGGCCGATAG
- a CDS encoding PE-PPE domain-containing protein: protein MKQLIAGALATLVVGSAGGLGTGIASSDPGLPWAPPAPSPVGDDANAKTVYALGGARAPGIPWYDYTNRAGSAYFPKAKRDLIDYPAGAPFSWVPQELFPGRRDNVTIGQAADQATNSLDQAIRRGTEPAAAVGLSQGTLALDQEQVRLAHDPTAPPPDKLQFTTIGDPMGTHAFGASFLAGIFKPGDYVPFIDYTMPRPVDSQYDTNRVIASYDGLADFPDRPDNLLADANAAVGSAIVHTPAAFTGPDAVPPQNIRTTVNSRGATTTTYLIPVNHLPLTLPLRYLGWSDGLVNQIDAILQPQIDAGYSRNDNVLNRPTYVDPAHGMDPVGSLDPGTRDSIENAFAQLRGFLPPPPG, encoded by the coding sequence ATGAAGCAGCTGATCGCTGGAGCGCTCGCCACCTTGGTGGTCGGTTCGGCCGGGGGACTCGGGACGGGCATCGCATCGAGTGACCCGGGATTGCCCTGGGCGCCCCCCGCGCCGTCCCCGGTCGGGGACGACGCCAACGCGAAAACCGTTTACGCGCTTGGTGGTGCGCGGGCACCGGGTATTCCCTGGTACGACTACACCAATCGCGCGGGCTCCGCATATTTTCCGAAAGCCAAGCGCGACCTCATCGACTATCCGGCCGGCGCACCGTTCAGCTGGGTGCCGCAGGAGCTGTTCCCCGGACGGCGGGACAACGTGACGATCGGTCAGGCTGCCGATCAAGCCACGAACAGCCTGGATCAGGCCATCCGCCGCGGAACCGAGCCGGCCGCCGCCGTCGGGTTGTCGCAGGGCACCCTGGCCCTCGACCAGGAACAGGTGCGGCTGGCCCACGATCCGACCGCGCCACCGCCAGACAAGCTGCAGTTCACCACGATTGGTGATCCGATGGGCACCCACGCGTTCGGGGCCAGCTTCCTGGCCGGCATCTTCAAGCCCGGCGACTACGTCCCGTTCATCGACTACACGATGCCGCGGCCGGTGGACAGCCAATACGACACCAACCGGGTCATCGCCTCCTACGACGGTCTCGCCGATTTCCCCGACCGCCCGGACAATCTGCTGGCCGACGCCAACGCGGCCGTCGGGTCGGCGATCGTGCACACCCCTGCCGCATTTACCGGCCCCGACGCCGTGCCCCCGCAGAACATCAGGACCACCGTCAACTCGCGCGGGGCGACGACGACGACGTATCTGATTCCAGTGAACCATCTTCCGCTGACGCTGCCGCTGCGCTACCTGGGTTGGTCCGACGGCTTGGTGAACCAGATCGACGCGATCCTGCAGCCCCAGATTGATGCGGGCTACTCGCGCAACGACAATGTGCTCAACCGGCCGACGTACGTGGATCCCGCACATGGGATGGACCCCGTCGGCAGCCTCGATCCCGGCACTCGCGATTCGATCGAGAACGCGTTCGCGCAGCTGCGCGGGTTCCTCCCGCCGCCACCCGGCTGA